A single genomic interval of Xiphophorus couchianus chromosome 2, X_couchianus-1.0, whole genome shotgun sequence harbors:
- the morf4l1 gene encoding mortality factor 4-like protein 1 isoform X2: protein MAPKQDPKPKFQEGERVLCFHGPLLYEAKCVKISIKDKQIKYFIHYSGWNKNWDEWVPESRVLKYVDSNLQKQKELQRANQDHYVEGRMRGAAPNKKIPAASQKNDVKTKKNKQKTPGAGEGTSSGGDPTHPPRKKRARVDPTVESVGPGFHEETFINRVEVKVKIPEELKPWLVDDWDLITRQKQLFHLPAKKNVDAVLEDYGNYKKSRGNSDSKEFAVNEVVAGIREYFNVMLGTQLLYKFERPQYADILANHPDTAMSQIYGAPHLLRLFVRIGAMLAYTPLDEKSLALLLSYLQDFLKYLVKNSASLFNVSDYEVAPPEYHRKAV from the exons ATGGCGCCGAAACAGGACCCGAAACCTAAATTTCAAGAAG GTGAAAGAGTGCTGTGTTTTCATGGGCCATTGCTCTACGAAGCTAAG TGTGTTAAGATTAGTATCAAGGACAAACAGATCAAATACTTCATTCATTACAGTGGTTGGAATAAGAA ctggGACGAATGGGTTCCTGAAAGCAGAGTACTGAAGTATGTGGACAGCAAtcttcagaaacagaaagagcTTCAGAGGGCCAATCA AGACCATTATGTAGAAGGGAGAATGAGGGGAGCTGCACCGAATAAGAAAATCCCTGCTGCATCGCAGAAAAATGATGT GAAAaccaaaaagaacaaacagaaga cTCCTGGAGCAGGAGAGGGAACAAGTTCAGGAGGAGATCCAACTCATCCTCCCAGGAAGAAGAGAGCACGAGTTGACCCAACTGTTGAGAGCGTAGGTCCAGGATTTCAT GAGGAAACCTTTATAAACAGAGTtgaagttaaagtaaaaatccCAGAGGAGCTTAAACCATGGCTTGTGGATGACTGGGATCTGATTACACGTCAAAAACAG CTTTTTCACCTTCCAGCCAAAAAAAACGTTGACGCTGTCCTCGAAGACTATGGAAACTACAAAAAATCAAGAGGAAACTCTGACAGCAA GGAGTTTGCTGTGAATGAGGTGGTCGCCGGTATCCGTGAATATTTCAACGTCATGCTGGGGACGCAACTTCTCTACAAATTTGAGCGGCCTCAGTACGCAGACATCCTGGCTAACCACCCCGACACAGCCATGTCTCAGATCTACGGCGCGCCTCACCTACTCAGACTTTTTG tGAGAATTGGGGCTATGCTGGCATACACTCCCCTGGACGAGAAGAGTCTTGCGCTGCTTCTCAGTTATCTACAAGACTTTCTCAA atatCTCGTTAAGAACTCTGCGTCACTCTTCAATGTAAGCGACTATGAAGTTGCTCCTCCAGAGTATCATCGAAAGGCGgtctaa
- the morf4l1 gene encoding mortality factor 4-like protein 1 isoform X3, with translation MAPKQDPKPKFQEGERVLCFHGPLLYEAKCVKISIKDKQIKYFIHYSGWNKNWDEWVPESRVLKYVDSNLQKQKELQRANQDHYVEGRMRGAAPNKKIPAASQKNDVKTKKNKQKTPGAGEGTSSGGDPTHPPRKKRARVDPTVESEETFINRVEVKVKIPEELKPWLVDDWDLITRQKQLFHLPAKKNVDAVLEDYGNYKKSRGNSDSKEFAVNEVVAGIREYFNVMLGTQLLYKFERPQYADILANHPDTAMSQIYGAPHLLRLFVRIGAMLAYTPLDEKSLALLLSYLQDFLKYLVKNSASLFNVSDYEVAPPEYHRKAV, from the exons ATGGCGCCGAAACAGGACCCGAAACCTAAATTTCAAGAAG GTGAAAGAGTGCTGTGTTTTCATGGGCCATTGCTCTACGAAGCTAAG TGTGTTAAGATTAGTATCAAGGACAAACAGATCAAATACTTCATTCATTACAGTGGTTGGAATAAGAA ctggGACGAATGGGTTCCTGAAAGCAGAGTACTGAAGTATGTGGACAGCAAtcttcagaaacagaaagagcTTCAGAGGGCCAATCA AGACCATTATGTAGAAGGGAGAATGAGGGGAGCTGCACCGAATAAGAAAATCCCTGCTGCATCGCAGAAAAATGATGT GAAAaccaaaaagaacaaacagaaga cTCCTGGAGCAGGAGAGGGAACAAGTTCAGGAGGAGATCCAACTCATCCTCCCAGGAAGAAGAGAGCACGAGTTGACCCAACTGTTGAGAGC GAGGAAACCTTTATAAACAGAGTtgaagttaaagtaaaaatccCAGAGGAGCTTAAACCATGGCTTGTGGATGACTGGGATCTGATTACACGTCAAAAACAG CTTTTTCACCTTCCAGCCAAAAAAAACGTTGACGCTGTCCTCGAAGACTATGGAAACTACAAAAAATCAAGAGGAAACTCTGACAGCAA GGAGTTTGCTGTGAATGAGGTGGTCGCCGGTATCCGTGAATATTTCAACGTCATGCTGGGGACGCAACTTCTCTACAAATTTGAGCGGCCTCAGTACGCAGACATCCTGGCTAACCACCCCGACACAGCCATGTCTCAGATCTACGGCGCGCCTCACCTACTCAGACTTTTTG tGAGAATTGGGGCTATGCTGGCATACACTCCCCTGGACGAGAAGAGTCTTGCGCTGCTTCTCAGTTATCTACAAGACTTTCTCAA atatCTCGTTAAGAACTCTGCGTCACTCTTCAATGTAAGCGACTATGAAGTTGCTCCTCCAGAGTATCATCGAAAGGCGgtctaa
- the morf4l1 gene encoding mortality factor 4-like protein 1 isoform X1 — protein MAPKQDPKPKFQEGERVLCFHGPLLYEAKCVKISIKDKQIKYFIHYSGWNKNWDEWVPESRVLKYVDSNLQKQKELQRANQDHYVEGRMRGAAPNKKIPAASQKNDVNLSCMFFPRKTKKNKQKTPGAGEGTSSGGDPTHPPRKKRARVDPTVESVGPGFHEETFINRVEVKVKIPEELKPWLVDDWDLITRQKQLFHLPAKKNVDAVLEDYGNYKKSRGNSDSKEFAVNEVVAGIREYFNVMLGTQLLYKFERPQYADILANHPDTAMSQIYGAPHLLRLFVRIGAMLAYTPLDEKSLALLLSYLQDFLKYLVKNSASLFNVSDYEVAPPEYHRKAV, from the exons ATGGCGCCGAAACAGGACCCGAAACCTAAATTTCAAGAAG GTGAAAGAGTGCTGTGTTTTCATGGGCCATTGCTCTACGAAGCTAAG TGTGTTAAGATTAGTATCAAGGACAAACAGATCAAATACTTCATTCATTACAGTGGTTGGAATAAGAA ctggGACGAATGGGTTCCTGAAAGCAGAGTACTGAAGTATGTGGACAGCAAtcttcagaaacagaaagagcTTCAGAGGGCCAATCA AGACCATTATGTAGAAGGGAGAATGAGGGGAGCTGCACCGAATAAGAAAATCCCTGCTGCATCGCAGAAAAATGATGT AAACCTGAGTTGTATGTTTTTTCCCAGGAAAaccaaaaagaacaaacagaaga cTCCTGGAGCAGGAGAGGGAACAAGTTCAGGAGGAGATCCAACTCATCCTCCCAGGAAGAAGAGAGCACGAGTTGACCCAACTGTTGAGAGCGTAGGTCCAGGATTTCAT GAGGAAACCTTTATAAACAGAGTtgaagttaaagtaaaaatccCAGAGGAGCTTAAACCATGGCTTGTGGATGACTGGGATCTGATTACACGTCAAAAACAG CTTTTTCACCTTCCAGCCAAAAAAAACGTTGACGCTGTCCTCGAAGACTATGGAAACTACAAAAAATCAAGAGGAAACTCTGACAGCAA GGAGTTTGCTGTGAATGAGGTGGTCGCCGGTATCCGTGAATATTTCAACGTCATGCTGGGGACGCAACTTCTCTACAAATTTGAGCGGCCTCAGTACGCAGACATCCTGGCTAACCACCCCGACACAGCCATGTCTCAGATCTACGGCGCGCCTCACCTACTCAGACTTTTTG tGAGAATTGGGGCTATGCTGGCATACACTCCCCTGGACGAGAAGAGTCTTGCGCTGCTTCTCAGTTATCTACAAGACTTTCTCAA atatCTCGTTAAGAACTCTGCGTCACTCTTCAATGTAAGCGACTATGAAGTTGCTCCTCCAGAGTATCATCGAAAGGCGgtctaa